The following proteins are co-located in the Apium graveolens cultivar Ventura chromosome 5, ASM990537v1, whole genome shotgun sequence genome:
- the LOC141659132 gene encoding dau c 1 isoallergen Dau c 1.0301 produces MGLQKHEQEITSSVSAEKMFKGLILDVDNILPKAAPGAYKNVEIKGDGGVGTIKNITLPDGSPITTMTLRTDGLDKKAFTIDYSIIDGDVLLGFIEKIENHLSVVPTADGGSTTKTTTTFHTKGDAVVPEENIKYADAQNEMLFKAVEAYLIAN; encoded by the exons ATGGGTCTCCAGAAGCACGAACAAGAGATTACTTCCTCTGTCTCAGCAGAGAAAATGTTCAAGGGCTTGATCCTTGATGTCGATAACATTCTGCCCAAGGCTGCTCCCGGAGCTTATAAGAATGTCGAAATCAAAGGTGATGGTGGAGTTGGAACCATCAAGAACATCACTCTTCCTGATG GTAGCCCAATCACAACAATGACTCTGAGAACTGATGGCCTTGACAAGAAGGCATTCACAATCGATTACAGCATCATCGATGGAGACGTTCTGTTGGGATTCATCGAAAAAATTGAGAATCATCTTTCAGTTGTGCCAACTGCTGACGGAGGCAGCACTACCAAGACCACAACCACATTCCACACCAAAGGCGACGCAGTTGTCCCAGAAGAGAACATTAAGTATGCTGATGCTCAGAACGAAATGCTTTTCAAGGCTGTTGAGGCCTACCTCATTGCAAATTAG
- the LOC141661858 gene encoding pathogenesis-related protein 2-like: MGALTFTEEVASTVPAGKLFKGFFLDIDTILPKILPDFIKSFEIEGDGGVGTIKNVTLGLGAGLNVVSMKQRIDVIDKEALAYSYSVIGGDILLGKLESIVNHFTVTPTEEGCVVKKTTIYNPIGDEVIPEENIKEAAEQSGKLFKAVEAYILANLDAF, translated from the exons ATGGGTGCCCTGACATTCACGGAGGAGGTTGCTTCCACTGTCCCTGCAGGAAAACTGTTCAAGGGCTTTTTCCTTGACATTGATACCATTCTTCCCAAAATATTGCCAGACTTCATCAAAAGTTTCGAAATCGAAGGAGATGGTGGAGTTGGAACTATCAAGAATGTCACTCTTGGTCTTGGGGCAG GCTTGAATGTTGTTAGCATGAAGCAGAGAATTGATGTGATTGACAAAGAAGCATTGGCCTACAGCTACAGCGTTATTGGAGGGGATATACTGTTGGGGAAACTTGAGTCTATTGTTAATCATTTCACAGTCACTCCCACTGAGGAAGGTTGTGTGGTCAAGAAGACAACTATTTATAATCCGATAGGAGATGAAGTGATCCCAGAAGAGAATATCAAGGAAGCTGCTGAGCAATCAGGAAAGCTCTTCAAGGCTGTTGAGGCCTACATCCTTGCCAACCTTGATGCTTTTTGA